The following are encoded together in the Buteo buteo chromosome 2, bButBut1.hap1.1, whole genome shotgun sequence genome:
- the MOCS3 gene encoding adenylyltransferase and sulfurtransferase MOCS3, which produces MEGCAEAARLSAEIDQREQELRGLRERLAAVLAGGAAGDGGVVEATEAERAAAFPGELPPLPARASLSAADILRYSRQLVLPELGVRGQLLLARSSVLVVGCGGLGCPLAQYLAAAGVGRLGLVDHDVVETSNLHRQVLHGEARRGLPKALSAAAALRLLNSTVQYVPYCGALSPRTALELVRQYDVVADCSDNVPTRYLVNDACVLAGKPLVSGSALRLEGQLVVYNYQGGPCYRCLFPKPPPPETVTNCADGGVLGVVPGIVGCIQALEVLKIASGMGSSFGQFMLMFDAREGRFRNIKLRPKKPDCAVCGDNPSVTCLQDYEAFCGSSATDKCRTLHLLSSKDRVSVEEYKKLLDEQVPHVLLDVRPQVEVDICRLVHAVHVPLSKLEEKDEEYLEYLEKRICEEKQRTNGQTSFPVFVVCKLGNDSQKAVRILQELPVRQFGSVLAKDIKGGLMAWASKIDPTFPLY; this is translated from the coding sequence ATGGAGGGCTGCGCGGAGGCGGCGCGGCTGAGCGCGGAGATCGACcagcgggagcaggagctgcgcGGCTTACGCGAGCGCCTGGCCGCCGTCCTGGCGGGGGGTGCTGCGGGCGACGGTGGGGTCGTTGAGGCTACTGAGGCCGAGCGTGCCGCCGCCTTTCCCGGCGAGCTCCCCCCTCTGCCCGCCCGGGCCTCTCTGAGCGCCGCCGACATCCTGCGGTACAGCCGGCAGCTGGTGCTGCCGGAGCTGGGCGTGCGGGGGCAGCTGCTCCTGGCCCGCTCCTCCGTGCTCGTGGTGGGCTGCGGCGGCCTGGGCTGCCCGCTGGCCCAGTACCTGGCAGCCGCCGGTGTCGGCCGCCTGGGTCTGGTGGATCACGACGTGGTGGAGACGAGCAACCTGCACCGGCAGGTGCTGCACGGGGAGGCCCGCCGAGGGCTCCCCAAGGCGCTCTCCGCCGCGGCGGCCCTGCGGCTGCTGAACTCCACGGTGCAGTACGTGCCCTACTGCGGCGCCCTGAGCCCTCGCACTGCCCTAGAGCTGGTGCGGCAGTACGACGTCGTCGCCGACTGCTCCGACAACGTCCCCACCAGGTACTTGGTGAACGACGCCTGCGTCCTGGCGGGGAAGCCCCTGGTGTCTGGCAGTGCCCTCCGACTGGAGGGGCAGCTCGTCGTGTACAACTACCAGGGAGGGCCCTGCTACAGGTGTCTCTTCCCCAAGCCCCCTCCACCGGAGACGGTGACTAACTGTGCGGATGGGGGAGTGCTGGGTGTCGTGCCGGGCATCGTGGGGTGCATCCAGGCCTTGGAAGTGCTGAAGATTGCTTCGGGAATGGGTTCCTCCTTCGGTCAGTTCATGCTGATGTTTGACGCCCGTGAGGGGAGATTTCGCAACATCAAGTTAAGACCAAAGAAACCGGACTGTGCTGTTTGTGGTGACAATCCATCTGTCACCTGTCTTCAGGATTATGAGGCATTTTGCGGTTCTTCTGCAACAGACAAGTGTAGGACTTTACATCTGCTGTCCAGTAAAGACAGGGTGTCTGTAGAGGAATACAAAAAACTGTTGGATGAGCAAGTTCCTCATGTGTTGTTAGACGTTCGTCCGCAGGTAGAAGTGGATATCTGTCGCCTGGTACATGCTGTCCACGTTCCTTTGAGTAAATTagaagagaaagatgaagaatatctggaatatttagaaaaaagaatttgtgaagaaaagcagagaactaATGGCCAGAcatcttttcctgtatttgttgTTTGCAAATTAGGAAATGACTCCCAGAAGGCTGTAAGAATTCTGCAGGAGTTACCTGTCAGACAATTTGGCTCTGTGTTAGCTAAGGATATTAAAGGGGGGCTCATGGCTTGGGCCAGTAAAATTGACCCAACATTTCCTCTGTATTAG